A window from Flavobacterium sp. 83 encodes these proteins:
- a CDS encoding FtsL-like putative cell division protein, translating into MKNGVYSLLKARFLIDDDAVKNWRFIVFVIILAIVMIANTQRFEQKVFKIADLTNQVKELRSEFVDRRSELMKLKMESTVSEKMVEKQIFPSTVPPVKIKVKKEEEKSFFKKIWQ; encoded by the coding sequence ATGAAAAACGGAGTTTACAGCTTATTAAAAGCTAGATTTCTTATAGATGATGATGCTGTTAAAAACTGGCGATTCATTGTTTTTGTAATTATTTTGGCAATTGTTATGATTGCTAATACGCAACGATTTGAGCAAAAAGTATTTAAGATTGCCGATTTGACAAATCAGGTTAAAGAATTACGTTCAGAATTTGTTGACAGACGTTCAGAATTAATGAAATTGAAAATGGAATCGACTGTTTCTGAAAAAATGGTAGAAAAACAAATTTTCCCGTCAACAGTTCCTCCAGTTAAAATCAAAGTTAAAAAAGAAGAAGAGAAAAGCTTTTTCAAAAAAATATGGCAATAG
- a CDS encoding penicillin-binding protein yields MAIEDKYISYRIYLVAFAIFLMAIAIAVKLTNIQWVEGDYYRKLAKERTVRNFVIPANKGNIYSADGSLLATSIPNYEIRFDAVAPKPEAFDKNVKSLSDSLALVLGKSSDFFQNELRKARANKNRYYLVARNLSYTQYFKIKGFPLFNLGAYKGGIIIEQETVREHPIGKIAERTVGYERTSHGASLDGKGIEWAFRKYLNGKDGKILKQKIAKGQWKPIRDINEVDPQDGYDVISTIDVYIQDIAHHALLKQLELYQADHGCVVVMETSTGHVKAISNLGRATDGTYFETTNYAVAESHEPGSTYKLADLMALLEDKKVDTSAVYDSNGGVVIYSGRKVRDSHEGGYGKISLARGFEFSSNTVMVQAVYNSYKNEPSKFVSHLNNFGLNRPLGLSIKGEGRPYVPQPSDKNWSNISLPWMAFGYGVSITPMQTLAFYNAVANNGVMVKPQFVSEIKEWNKTIKKYDKEVLNPKICSQETILKLKAILLNVVKKGTGSKLYSKDFSMAGKTGTAQVNYAKDGGSGKYYASSFVGYFPADHPKYSCIVVVHKPSTALNNYYGADVAGPVFKRIAQKIFTDAPSTNEIKNLDRKIQKQERNYESYYVKSQKKEQLIPNVKGMSGMDAVALLENLGIKVKAIGVGKVKKQSLQAGQNIVKNTTILLELS; encoded by the coding sequence ATGGCAATAGAAGATAAATACATATCGTACAGAATTTATCTGGTTGCATTCGCCATCTTTTTGATGGCCATTGCGATTGCTGTAAAATTGACAAATATTCAATGGGTCGAGGGAGATTATTATAGAAAATTAGCCAAAGAAAGAACCGTTAGAAATTTTGTGATTCCTGCTAATAAAGGGAATATTTACTCGGCTGATGGAAGTCTTTTAGCAACTTCTATTCCTAATTATGAAATTCGATTTGATGCCGTGGCTCCAAAACCGGAAGCATTCGATAAAAATGTTAAGTCATTGTCAGATTCATTGGCTTTAGTTTTAGGAAAGTCATCGGATTTTTTTCAAAATGAATTAAGAAAAGCCAGAGCGAACAAAAACAGGTATTATTTAGTTGCCCGTAATTTAAGTTATACACAGTATTTTAAAATAAAAGGGTTTCCATTATTTAATTTGGGTGCTTACAAAGGTGGAATTATAATCGAACAAGAAACCGTAAGGGAGCATCCAATAGGGAAAATTGCCGAACGAACTGTTGGTTATGAGAGAACTTCTCATGGTGCATCACTTGATGGAAAAGGAATTGAATGGGCTTTTAGAAAATATCTTAATGGGAAAGACGGGAAAATTTTAAAGCAAAAAATCGCAAAAGGACAATGGAAGCCAATACGCGATATCAATGAAGTTGATCCACAAGATGGATATGATGTGATATCAACAATAGATGTTTATATTCAGGATATAGCGCATCATGCTTTGTTAAAACAATTAGAATTATATCAAGCAGATCATGGTTGTGTTGTGGTTATGGAAACAAGTACAGGTCATGTGAAAGCAATTTCAAATTTGGGAAGAGCTACTGACGGAACGTATTTCGAAACAACTAATTATGCTGTAGCCGAATCTCATGAGCCGGGTTCTACCTATAAATTAGCCGATTTAATGGCGCTTCTTGAAGACAAAAAGGTAGATACTAGTGCCGTTTATGACAGTAATGGCGGAGTCGTTATTTACTCTGGAAGAAAAGTGAGAGATTCACATGAAGGCGGTTACGGAAAAATTTCTTTAGCAAGAGGTTTTGAATTTTCGTCGAATACGGTCATGGTTCAAGCCGTTTACAATAGTTATAAAAATGAGCCTTCAAAATTTGTAAGTCACCTTAATAATTTTGGTTTAAATAGACCTCTTGGACTTTCTATTAAAGGAGAAGGCCGTCCTTATGTTCCGCAGCCAAGTGATAAAAATTGGTCAAATATTTCGCTTCCTTGGATGGCTTTTGGATATGGAGTTTCTATTACGCCAATGCAAACGTTAGCCTTTTATAATGCTGTAGCTAATAATGGGGTAATGGTTAAGCCGCAGTTTGTTTCTGAAATCAAGGAATGGAATAAAACAATTAAAAAATACGATAAAGAAGTTTTGAATCCTAAAATATGTTCGCAAGAAACTATTTTGAAATTGAAAGCAATCTTACTGAATGTGGTTAAAAAAGGGACAGGTTCCAAGCTTTATTCTAAAGATTTTTCTATGGCAGGAAAAACGGGAACTGCTCAAGTGAATTACGCAAAAGATGGTGGTTCAGGTAAATATTATGCTTCTTCATTTGTGGGTTATTTTCCAGCGGATCATCCTAAATATTCTTGTATAGTTGTGGTGCATAAGCCAAGCACTGCGTTAAATAATTATTACGGCGCTGATGTGGCTGGTCCAGTTTTTAAACGTATTGCGCAAAAGATTTTTACTGATGCACCTTCTACTAATGAGATTAAAAATTTAGACAGAAAAATACAAAAACAAGAGCGTAATTACGAATCGTATTATGTCAAGTCACAAAAGAAAGAGCAGTTGATTCCTAATGTAAAAGGAATGTCAGGAATGGATGCTGTAGCCTTATTGGAAAATTTGGGAATAAAAGTAAAAGCAATTGGAGTAGGAAAAGTAAAAAAACAATCGCTCCAGGCGGGACAAAACATAGTTAAAAACACAACAATTTTATTAGAATTATCGTGA
- a CDS encoding UDP-N-acetylmuramoyl-L-alanyl-D-glutamate--2,6-diaminopimelate ligase — protein sequence MKILKDILYKVAIEAIKGSTDIGINKMDFDSRKIEANDVFIAIRGSISDGHDFIEKAIQQGAVAVICDAFPENITKGITYVQVKDTNSALAFMAANYFGDPSQTLKLVGITGTNGKTTIASLLYQLFNKAGFKVGLLSTVKILVDEVEYKATHTTPDSITINHYLKEMVENGVEYCFMEVSSHGIHQKRTEALHFVGGVFTNLSHDHLDYHPTFAEYRDVKKSFFDNLPKTAFALSNIDDKNGQVMLQNTAAKKLTYALKTYADYKAQILENQLSGLLLKINDNEVWVKLIGTFNAYNLLAIYGTAVELGMESLEVLRLLSDLESVSGRFQFIVSASNITAIVDYAHTPDALENVLKTINDIRTKNEQLITVVGCGGNRDKAKRPIMAGIASEWSDKAIFTSDNPRNEDPEVIITEMEQGVAPQNYKKTLTITDRKQAIKTACQLAKPNDIILIAGKGHETYQEINGVRYDFDDMNIVKEILEQLGK from the coding sequence GTGAAAATCTTAAAAGACATATTGTATAAAGTAGCTATCGAAGCCATAAAAGGTTCGACAGATATTGGTATAAACAAAATGGATTTCGATTCTAGAAAAATCGAAGCAAATGATGTTTTTATTGCTATCCGTGGCTCCATTTCTGATGGTCATGATTTTATTGAAAAAGCAATACAACAAGGAGCTGTAGCGGTGATATGCGATGCATTTCCTGAAAATATTACAAAAGGAATTACCTATGTTCAGGTAAAAGACACGAATTCAGCTTTAGCATTTATGGCTGCAAATTATTTTGGAGATCCTTCTCAAACTTTGAAGTTGGTGGGAATTACGGGGACCAACGGTAAAACTACAATAGCTTCTTTGTTATATCAATTATTTAATAAAGCAGGTTTTAAAGTAGGATTACTTTCAACGGTAAAAATTTTGGTAGACGAAGTAGAATATAAAGCGACACACACAACGCCAGATTCAATTACAATAAATCATTATCTTAAAGAAATGGTGGAGAACGGTGTTGAATATTGTTTTATGGAAGTGAGTTCTCATGGAATTCATCAAAAAAGAACGGAAGCATTACATTTTGTTGGTGGTGTTTTTACCAATTTGTCTCACGACCATTTGGATTACCATCCAACATTTGCAGAGTACAGGGATGTTAAAAAATCGTTTTTCGATAATTTACCTAAAACAGCATTTGCATTGTCCAATATTGACGATAAAAATGGGCAAGTGATGCTGCAAAATACAGCAGCCAAAAAACTGACATATGCCTTAAAAACCTATGCTGATTATAAGGCTCAAATCCTGGAAAATCAATTGTCAGGTTTGTTGTTGAAAATAAATGACAATGAAGTTTGGGTAAAATTGATAGGAACATTTAATGCGTATAATTTATTGGCAATTTATGGAACTGCAGTTGAATTAGGGATGGAAAGTTTGGAAGTGCTTCGATTGTTATCTGATTTAGAAAGTGTTTCAGGACGTTTTCAATTTATTGTTTCCGCTTCAAATATTACAGCGATTGTGGATTATGCGCATACGCCGGATGCTTTAGAAAATGTGCTAAAAACAATCAATGATATTCGTACTAAAAACGAACAATTGATAACTGTAGTAGGTTGTGGTGGTAATAGAGATAAGGCAAAACGCCCAATTATGGCTGGAATTGCATCGGAGTGGAGTGATAAAGCAATTTTTACTTCAGACAATCCAAGAAATGAAGATCCAGAAGTTATTATTACAGAAATGGAGCAAGGAGTGGCACCTCAAAATTATAAAAAAACATTGACTATAACTGATAGAAAGCAGGCTATAAAAACTGCTTGTCAATTAGCTAAACCCAATGATATTATTTTAATTGCTGGAAAAGGACATGAGACCTACCAGGAAATAAATGGGGTTCGTTATGATTTTGACGACATGAACATAGTTAAAGAAATATTAGAACAACTGGGAAAATAA
- the mraY gene encoding phospho-N-acetylmuramoyl-pentapeptide-transferase produces the protein MLYYLFEYLDKTLDVPGTGVFQYITFRSALAFMLSLLLSTIYGKRVIRFLQRQQVGETVRELGLAGQNEKAGTPTMGGLIIIFATLIPVFLFSKLHNIYIVLLIVTTLWMGTIGFIDDYIKIFKKDKEGLKGIFKVVGQVGLGLIVGTVLYFSPAVTVRTDTAKSDIFRVATETVITPAPIEEKSTATTIPFFKNNEFDYAELLAWTGEGYEKWAWLIFIPVVIFIITAVSNGANLTDGIDGLAAGTSAISVLALGIFTFVSGNIIFSNYLNIMYIPNSGEMTVFIAAFVGSLIGFLWYNSYPASVFMGDTGSLTIGGIIAVLAIAVRKEMLIPLLCGIFLVENLSVVLQVSYFKYTKKRFGEGRRIFLMSPLHHHYQKKGYHESKIVTRFWIVAIMLAILSIVTLKLR, from the coding sequence ATGCTATACTATTTATTTGAATATTTAGACAAAACATTAGACGTTCCTGGAACAGGCGTTTTTCAGTACATAACTTTTAGATCCGCGTTGGCATTTATGCTTTCGTTGCTGTTATCTACAATTTATGGTAAAAGAGTAATCCGTTTTTTACAACGACAACAAGTAGGAGAAACGGTTCGTGAACTTGGTTTAGCAGGTCAAAATGAAAAAGCAGGAACTCCTACAATGGGAGGTTTAATTATCATATTTGCCACTTTGATTCCAGTTTTTCTTTTTTCAAAACTGCATAATATTTATATTGTTTTATTGATTGTTACCACACTTTGGATGGGAACTATCGGATTTATAGATGATTATATCAAGATTTTCAAAAAAGATAAAGAAGGTTTAAAAGGAATTTTTAAAGTTGTTGGACAAGTAGGTCTGGGTTTAATAGTTGGGACTGTTCTTTATTTTAGTCCGGCAGTGACAGTACGTACGGATACAGCAAAGTCTGATATTTTTAGAGTAGCAACAGAAACGGTTATTACGCCTGCTCCAATTGAAGAAAAATCTACGGCAACTACGATTCCTTTCTTTAAAAATAACGAATTTGATTATGCTGAATTATTAGCTTGGACGGGAGAAGGATATGAAAAATGGGCATGGTTAATATTTATTCCAGTTGTTATTTTTATTATTACTGCAGTTTCTAATGGTGCTAATTTAACAGATGGTATTGATGGATTGGCTGCAGGAACTTCCGCTATTTCAGTCCTCGCATTAGGAATATTTACGTTCGTTTCTGGAAATATTATTTTCTCTAATTACTTGAATATAATGTACATCCCTAATTCGGGTGAAATGACTGTTTTTATTGCAGCTTTTGTGGGATCATTGATTGGGTTTCTTTGGTATAATTCCTACCCGGCATCGGTTTTTATGGGAGATACAGGAAGTTTGACTATTGGGGGAATTATTGCAGTTCTGGCAATTGCTGTTCGAAAAGAAATGTTGATTCCATTATTATGCGGAATTTTTCTTGTCGAAAATCTATCAGTTGTTTTGCAAGTAAGTTATTTTAAATATACCAAAAAACGTTTTGGCGAAGGCCGAAGAATATTCCTGATGTCGCCTTTGCATCATCATTATCAGAAGAAAGGTTATCATGAAAGTAAGATAGTAACCCGTTTTTGGATTGTTGCTATAATGCTGGCTATATTATCAATTGTTACTTTAAAATTAAGATAA
- the murD gene encoding UDP-N-acetylmuramoyl-L-alanine--D-glutamate ligase, with protein sequence MRLVILGGGESGVGTAILGKKKGYDVFVSDFGKIKGNYKEVLIINEIAWEEQKHTEDLILNADVVMKSPGIPDKSPIVKKLLAKGIPVLSEIEFAAPFTEATIIGITGSNGKTTTTMLTHHLLKSAGLNVGLGGNIGKSFAWQVADNKYDSYVLELSSFQLDGITNFKPQIAIITNISPDHLDRYDYKYENYIDSKFRITMNQTEEDYLIYDADDEAIAEWFKTHTTKAKLIPFSLTKTFSEGAYIKNNKMEISINQEEFTMDTEHIALEGKHNMKNAMAATSVAKLMQIRKSTIRESLSNFQGVEHRLEKVLKIQNVQYINDSKATNVNATFFALDSMNTPTVWIVGGVDKGNDYNELMSLVREKVKAIICLGVDNKKIIDVFGSVVDMMIEVDNMNDAVRMAQRLAEKGDTVLLSPACASFDLFENYEDRGNQFKQAVKNL encoded by the coding sequence ATGAGGCTAGTAATTTTAGGTGGAGGAGAAAGCGGAGTTGGTACCGCTATTCTGGGTAAGAAAAAAGGATATGATGTTTTTGTTTCTGATTTTGGAAAGATAAAAGGAAATTATAAAGAAGTTCTTATCATTAATGAAATTGCATGGGAAGAACAGAAACACACGGAAGATTTGATTCTGAATGCTGATGTGGTGATGAAAAGCCCAGGAATTCCAGATAAATCCCCAATTGTAAAAAAACTTCTGGCGAAAGGAATTCCTGTATTATCAGAAATTGAATTTGCGGCTCCTTTTACAGAAGCTACTATAATTGGAATCACCGGAAGCAATGGCAAGACTACAACTACGATGTTAACTCATCATCTGTTGAAATCAGCAGGATTAAATGTAGGATTAGGAGGGAATATTGGAAAGAGTTTCGCCTGGCAGGTAGCAGATAATAAATATGATTCTTATGTGTTGGAGTTAAGTAGTTTTCAATTGGATGGAATTACAAATTTTAAACCGCAAATTGCTATTATTACGAATATTAGTCCAGATCATTTAGATCGATATGATTATAAATATGAAAATTACATTGATTCAAAATTCAGGATTACTATGAATCAAACCGAGGAAGATTACCTCATTTATGATGCTGACGATGAAGCCATTGCAGAATGGTTTAAAACACACACAACAAAAGCTAAATTAATTCCTTTTTCATTGACAAAAACTTTCAGCGAAGGAGCTTATATAAAAAACAATAAAATGGAAATTTCAATTAATCAAGAAGAATTTACGATGGATACAGAGCATATTGCCTTAGAAGGAAAACATAACATGAAAAACGCAATGGCAGCAACCTCTGTGGCAAAATTGATGCAAATAAGAAAATCTACTATTCGTGAAAGTTTGTCTAATTTTCAGGGAGTAGAACATCGTCTTGAAAAAGTATTGAAAATTCAGAACGTTCAATATATTAATGATTCAAAAGCGACTAATGTAAACGCTACTTTTTTTGCTTTAGATAGCATGAATACGCCTACGGTTTGGATTGTGGGAGGTGTAGATAAAGGAAATGATTACAATGAATTGATGTCGTTAGTTCGTGAAAAAGTGAAGGCTATTATCTGCCTTGGTGTTGATAATAAAAAAATAATTGATGTTTTTGGGAGTGTAGTTGATATGATGATTGAAGTAGATAATATGAATGATGCAGTGAGAATGGCGCAACGATTAGCAGAAAAAGGAGATACAGTATTGCTATCGCCTGCTTGTGCGAGTTTCGATTTATTCGAAAACTATGAAGACAGAGGAAATCAGTTTAAGCAAGCCGTTAAGAATTTATAA
- a CDS encoding FtsW/RodA/SpoVE family cell cycle protein, producing the protein MKQLINNLKGDKGIWSFVALLALFSFMPVFSASSNLAYIGHGTGNTLGYLVKHLAHIACGFTIIYYVHKIPYHYFRSISKWLLPVVWVVLAITMIKGTVIGGANASRWLQIPFVGISFQPSAFAALVLFIFVARYLSKTREKAIDFVESLKELWLPVFITLMFILPANFSTTALIFSMIIMLAFIGKYPLKYIGIIIGTGVLFLAFFILLSKAFPEAKFFNRVKTWESRIENFSTDKPDEDDYQIEKAKIAIASGQLYGLGPGKSVQKNFLPQSSSDFIYAIIVEEYGLLGGLGVLALYLLLLFRFVIASHKANTLFGKLVVIGLGFPMIFQAMINMAVAVELLPVTGQTLPLISSGGSSIWMTCFALGIIISVTKKEEEIAQELKDAAKREEALQKLIDRELEEEVVTEGDYSIEDKATNPMNAVLNK; encoded by the coding sequence ATGAAACAACTAATAAACAATTTAAAAGGAGATAAAGGAATTTGGTCATTTGTGGCCTTATTAGCCTTGTTTTCATTTATGCCTGTTTTTAGTGCGAGTAGTAACTTGGCTTATATTGGTCATGGAACAGGAAATACATTAGGTTATCTGGTAAAGCATTTAGCACATATTGCCTGTGGTTTTACGATTATTTATTACGTTCATAAAATTCCCTATCATTATTTTCGTTCTATTTCTAAATGGTTATTGCCTGTAGTATGGGTAGTTTTAGCCATTACAATGATAAAAGGAACGGTGATTGGCGGGGCCAATGCTAGTAGATGGCTTCAAATTCCGTTTGTAGGGATTTCGTTTCAGCCTTCGGCTTTTGCTGCTTTGGTTCTGTTTATTTTTGTGGCGCGCTATTTGTCAAAAACAAGAGAGAAAGCTATTGATTTTGTAGAATCATTAAAAGAGCTTTGGTTGCCGGTTTTTATAACGCTGATGTTTATTTTGCCAGCTAATTTCTCTACAACTGCTCTTATTTTTTCTATGATTATAATGCTTGCCTTTATTGGTAAATATCCTTTAAAATATATAGGAATTATTATAGGTACTGGAGTACTATTTTTAGCTTTTTTTATTTTGCTTTCAAAGGCTTTTCCTGAAGCAAAATTTTTTAACCGAGTGAAAACTTGGGAAAGCCGTATCGAAAACTTCTCAACGGATAAACCCGATGAAGATGATTATCAAATAGAAAAAGCTAAAATTGCTATTGCTTCGGGACAATTATATGGATTAGGTCCTGGTAAAAGTGTTCAAAAGAATTTCTTACCACAATCGTCTTCCGATTTTATTTACGCCATTATTGTTGAGGAATACGGACTTTTAGGAGGTTTGGGAGTTCTTGCGTTGTATTTATTATTGTTGTTTCGATTTGTAATTGCTTCACATAAAGCCAATACATTGTTTGGAAAATTAGTGGTGATTGGATTAGGTTTTCCCATGATATTTCAGGCGATGATTAATATGGCAGTTGCTGTAGAATTATTACCGGTGACCGGACAAACATTGCCATTGATAAGTAGCGGTGGAAGTTCCATCTGGATGACTTGTTTTGCACTTGGGATTATCATTAGTGTAACTAAAAAGGAGGAAGAGATCGCTCAGGAATTAAAAGACGCGGCTAAAAGAGAAGAAGCACTTCAGAAACTAATCGATAGAGAATTAGAAGAGGAAGTTGTGACAGAAGGAGATTATTCTATTGAGGATAAAGCTACGAATCCAATGAATGCAGTTTTAAATAAGTAA